In Rhizobium jaguaris, a single window of DNA contains:
- the repA gene encoding plasmid partitioning protein RepA, whose amino-acid sequence MTRHLSSLAFMQTFSAKLDVALGNLSLAQHPPDARRTMRKFTSSEVAALLNVTEAYIRQISLKEQGPSPEVSNGRRFYSMEQILELRMHLAQNGRKKWMNPRRVGAEQCQILAITNFKGGSSKTSTTIHLGHYLALKGYRVLAVDLDPQASLTTLHGSLPDFDYRDGDTLYSAIRFEDPLPTEQVIHHTHIAGFDVICAGLELTEFETAVALEMRKSGGTSFLLRVSQALEQVADRYDIILMDSAPSLNFLTLSSLTAATGVLIPVPAHMLDVDSTAKFLELAGSYMQILEQVGTSAQWDFAKFLITKFEPNDHPQANMTALMRQVFGEDLLLNSVIKSTAVADVLTWKQSLYEVQRARFSAPKTYDRAIESVNAANAEIEELFWKAWGRE is encoded by the coding sequence GTGACACGACATTTGAGCAGCCTCGCCTTCATGCAGACATTCTCAGCGAAGCTGGACGTCGCGTTGGGAAATCTGAGCCTCGCGCAGCATCCCCCGGATGCCCGCCGCACGATGCGCAAGTTCACCTCCTCCGAAGTTGCCGCGCTCCTCAACGTTACCGAGGCTTATATCAGGCAGATTTCGCTGAAAGAGCAGGGACCGTCTCCCGAGGTCTCAAATGGCCGGCGCTTCTACTCGATGGAGCAGATCCTCGAACTCCGGATGCATCTTGCGCAAAATGGCCGCAAGAAGTGGATGAATCCACGACGGGTGGGCGCCGAGCAATGCCAGATTCTGGCGATCACGAATTTCAAGGGCGGCTCCAGCAAAACATCCACCACGATCCATCTTGGCCACTATCTCGCATTGAAAGGCTATCGCGTGCTTGCGGTGGATCTCGATCCGCAGGCGTCGCTGACCACGCTTCACGGAAGTCTGCCTGACTTCGATTACCGCGATGGCGACACGCTTTATTCGGCCATTCGTTTCGAAGATCCGCTCCCGACCGAGCAGGTCATCCACCACACCCACATCGCGGGTTTCGATGTCATCTGCGCCGGTCTCGAACTTACGGAATTCGAAACTGCGGTCGCTCTTGAAATGCGCAAATCCGGCGGCACAAGCTTCTTGCTGCGCGTATCGCAAGCGTTGGAGCAGGTTGCGGATCGCTACGACATCATTTTGATGGATTCGGCGCCGTCGCTGAACTTTCTCACCCTGTCGTCCCTCACGGCGGCGACGGGCGTTCTGATACCCGTTCCTGCGCACATGCTCGATGTCGACTCGACGGCAAAATTTCTGGAGCTTGCCGGATCCTACATGCAGATTCTCGAACAGGTGGGGACCTCGGCGCAATGGGACTTTGCCAAATTTCTGATCACTAAATTCGAGCCGAACGATCATCCGCAGGCGAATATGACGGCGCTGATGCGCCAGGTCTTCGGCGAAGATTTGCTTTTGAATTCGGTGATCAAGTCGACCGCCGTTGCTGATGTGCTGACCTGGAAGCAGAGTCTTTATGAGGTGCAGCGGGCGAGGTTTTCCGCTCCGAAGACCTATGACCGGGCAATCGAATCGGTCAACGCCGCAAATGCCGAAATCGAAGAACTTTTTTGGAAAGCATGGGGGCGTGAATGA
- a CDS encoding DUF4168 domain-containing protein: MITRYITATSLTAAALSLMFLGNPASAQQATQEKQPAQEQPGTQGAPISDQKIQAFAVAYLQVDKIRQEYSAKIGATPDATAKQQLQAEAGKQMVQAVQTSPGMSVQEYNSILTAAQKDPALVKKVQEKIQQAAPAQQSAPGQQPAPAQQ; encoded by the coding sequence ATGATTACTCGTTATATCACCGCTACATCGTTGACCGCTGCAGCCTTGAGCCTAATGTTTCTTGGCAATCCTGCGTCCGCACAGCAGGCAACGCAAGAAAAGCAGCCGGCCCAAGAGCAACCAGGTACCCAGGGCGCGCCTATCAGCGATCAGAAAATCCAAGCTTTTGCCGTCGCGTATCTCCAGGTAGACAAGATCAGGCAGGAATATTCAGCCAAGATCGGAGCGACGCCGGATGCGACCGCGAAGCAACAGCTACAGGCCGAAGCTGGCAAACAGATGGTACAGGCTGTTCAGACCTCACCGGGCATGTCGGTACAGGAATACAACTCAATTCTAACTGCTGCGCAGAAGGATCCTGCGCTCGTTAAGAAAGTTCAGGAAAAGATCCAGCAGGCCGCGCCTGCACAGCAATCCGCACCTGGACAGCAGCCTGCGCCTGCACAGCAGTAA
- the repB gene encoding plasmid partitioning protein RepB, which produces MSRKDSKGMFANVLVGLGQEAASTSLSTSASPHLQKVAAGVRQLQERGELADKLLRDADHIIELDVDAILPSHIPDRFDGAYDEERLQDLLTSMREHGQTTPGLVRPVSGQGGKFQIVFGRRRLAAAKLLGIKFKAIIRDLSDEQAIVIQGEENANRDDLSFIEKCVFALGQEEAGFKREVICASLATGKSHVSEMLQIARSFPKTVLTAIGFAPQTGRRRWAQLAERWSTNADAVEIAERFLAEPAARSFSSDARFSAVLNAVSMAESTPTAACDRVQEVVSKGMTLATVNYAKTGTKLTFTKAVSDDFVKYLLRRIEELHDEYLGEPHRTAQNQTVPKTR; this is translated from the coding sequence ATGAGCAGGAAAGATTCCAAAGGCATGTTCGCGAACGTGCTGGTCGGACTCGGCCAGGAGGCAGCGTCCACGTCGCTTTCGACGTCCGCGTCCCCGCATCTTCAGAAGGTTGCTGCCGGCGTTCGACAGCTTCAGGAGCGCGGCGAACTTGCCGATAAGCTGCTCCGCGATGCGGATCATATTATCGAACTCGATGTGGATGCGATTTTGCCGTCGCACATACCTGATCGGTTCGACGGAGCTTACGATGAAGAGAGGCTTCAAGATCTCCTGACGTCCATGCGTGAGCACGGACAAACCACCCCCGGCCTGGTTCGGCCGGTCAGCGGGCAGGGGGGCAAGTTTCAGATCGTCTTCGGCCGGCGCCGTCTCGCGGCCGCAAAGCTCCTCGGCATCAAGTTCAAAGCAATCATCCGCGATCTTTCGGACGAACAGGCAATCGTCATCCAGGGCGAAGAGAATGCCAATCGCGACGACCTATCCTTCATTGAAAAATGCGTTTTCGCCCTCGGTCAGGAAGAAGCGGGATTCAAACGCGAGGTGATCTGTGCCTCGCTGGCAACCGGAAAGTCGCACGTTTCCGAGATGCTTCAGATCGCAAGGAGCTTTCCGAAGACGGTTCTGACGGCCATTGGTTTTGCTCCGCAAACCGGCAGGCGGCGCTGGGCGCAGCTCGCCGAGCGCTGGAGCACGAATGCTGATGCGGTGGAGATCGCGGAACGGTTTTTGGCGGAGCCGGCTGCTCGGTCGTTTTCCAGCGATGCCAGATTTTCCGCCGTGCTGAACGCGGTTTCCATGGCCGAAAGCACGCCCACAGCGGCGTGCGACCGCGTTCAAGAAGTCGTTTCCAAGGGAATGACCCTTGCCACAGTGAACTACGCCAAGACGGGAACCAAGCTCACGTTTACGAAAGCTGTCTCCGACGATTTCGTAAAATACCTGCTGCGCCGCATAGAAGAATTGCATGACGAATATCTCGGCGAACCGCACAGGACGGCGCAAAACCAAACCGTGCCGAAGACTCGATAG
- a CDS encoding cytochrome c biogenesis protein DipZ has translation MTLLVIAYLGGVLTILSPCILPILPFVFTRTGQPFVRSGLPMLAGMAMTFAAVATLAAVGGGWAVHANQYGRYAAIALLAVFGVTLVSPQIATVLARPIVALGNRLMNSAGQRSRSTVASSLVLGIATGLLWAPCAGPILGLILTGAALQGANAHTTLLLLAYAAGAATSLAVAILAGSRVFAAMKSSLGSGERVRQALGAAVLASVAAIALGLDTGFLARLSYASTSTFEQAVLDNFNADRRDQAATMVASNTPMMAATKPRFRSRLPVEGRLPSLDGAVEWLNSPPLTAEQLSGKVVLVDFWTYSCINCIRTIPYIKAWAEKYRDQGLVVIGVHAPEFAFEKNIDNVKGALKDFEIGYPVAIDNNYRIWQAFQNSYWPALYFVDAKGQIRHHVFGEGEYDTSEKVIQELLADAGSQMPENSMVTPNARGAEAAPDLGNIRSGETYIGYKEASNFVSPEGLNGNAAQDYTTGEPGLNEWGLSGNWTIGPEQATLNKAGGGITYRFSARDLHLVLGPGADGKPVRFQVTVDGKAPGASHGADTDAEGNGTITETRLYQLVRQAGDVGERTFTVRFLDSGVQAYVFTFG, from the coding sequence ATGACACTTCTTGTCATTGCCTATCTCGGAGGCGTGCTGACGATCCTCAGTCCGTGCATTCTCCCCATTCTTCCCTTTGTCTTCACCCGTACCGGGCAGCCTTTCGTTAGAAGTGGCTTGCCGATGCTTGCCGGCATGGCGATGACCTTTGCCGCTGTTGCGACGCTTGCGGCAGTCGGCGGCGGCTGGGCCGTTCACGCCAATCAATATGGCCGCTATGCCGCCATCGCATTGCTTGCTGTCTTCGGTGTGACCCTTGTCTCGCCGCAGATAGCCACAGTGCTCGCCCGGCCAATCGTGGCCTTGGGAAACAGGCTCATGAATTCGGCTGGCCAACGTTCCCGCTCCACGGTTGCAAGTTCTCTGGTTCTCGGCATCGCAACCGGGCTGCTATGGGCACCCTGTGCCGGTCCAATCCTCGGCCTCATCCTGACGGGTGCCGCCCTTCAGGGGGCGAATGCCCATACGACCTTGCTGCTCCTGGCCTATGCGGCAGGTGCGGCGACATCGCTCGCCGTCGCTATTCTGGCCGGCAGCCGGGTCTTCGCGGCCATGAAAAGCTCTCTTGGCTCCGGCGAAAGAGTGCGCCAAGCGCTCGGCGCGGCGGTCCTCGCCAGTGTCGCGGCGATTGCACTTGGCCTCGACACAGGGTTTCTGGCGCGCCTGTCCTATGCCAGCACCTCGACATTCGAGCAGGCCGTTCTCGATAATTTCAACGCCGATCGCCGGGACCAGGCGGCAACTATGGTGGCCAGCAACACACCGATGATGGCCGCCACAAAACCTCGCTTCAGGAGCAGGCTTCCCGTCGAAGGCCGGCTTCCTTCTCTGGATGGCGCCGTCGAGTGGCTGAACTCGCCGCCGCTGACCGCCGAGCAACTGAGCGGCAAGGTCGTGCTGGTGGACTTCTGGACCTATTCCTGCATTAACTGCATCCGCACGATCCCCTATATCAAAGCCTGGGCGGAAAAATACCGCGACCAGGGGCTGGTCGTGATCGGTGTGCACGCGCCGGAATTCGCTTTCGAGAAGAATATCGACAACGTCAAGGGAGCCCTTAAGGACTTCGAAATCGGCTATCCCGTCGCCATCGACAACAATTACAGGATCTGGCAGGCATTCCAGAACAGCTACTGGCCGGCTCTCTATTTCGTCGATGCCAAGGGGCAGATCCGACATCACGTTTTCGGGGAGGGGGAATACGACACCTCCGAAAAGGTCATCCAGGAGCTACTGGCAGACGCCGGCAGCCAGATGCCCGAAAACAGCATGGTCACGCCGAATGCGCGAGGCGCGGAAGCAGCACCCGATCTCGGCAATATCAGATCCGGTGAGACCTATATCGGCTACAAGGAAGCCTCGAACTTCGTATCGCCGGAAGGTCTGAACGGGAATGCCGCCCAGGACTACACCACCGGCGAACCCGGTCTCAACGAATGGGGCCTCTCCGGCAACTGGACCATCGGTCCCGAGCAGGCGACGCTCAACAAGGCCGGCGGTGGCATCACCTATCGCTTCAGTGCGCGTGACCTGCACCTCGTTCTCGGCCCCGGCGCCGACGGCAAGCCGGTGCGGTTTCAGGTCACGGTCGATGGCAAGGCGCCCGGCGCAAGCCATGGCGCCGACACTGACGCCGAGGGTAACGGCACGATCACCGAAACACGCCTCTATCAGCTCGTGCGCCAGGCCGGCGATGTCGGGGAACGGACCTTCACGGTTCGCTTCCTTGATTCCGGCGTCCAAGCCTACGTATTCACCTTTGGATGA
- a CDS encoding DUF4070 domain-containing protein, with the protein MAHIIIINPRFETSYWGMEHALPLFDVKANLPVACLPLLAALTPAEHTVTLMDENVEPIDYDLCAQADIVALTGMIVQRFRMKEILAELKRRNCFIVVGGPWVTVKEDYFEGLVDVTFIGEAEETWPQFLLEWKEGRHVRRYEQSDKTDMSKVPVPRFDLLKMDEYALGSLQFSRGCPFTCDFCDIIVVFGRKPRIKTSAQIIAEMEALLSAGMDTAFIVDDNLIGNKKAIKEVLRDVVAWQERNHYPMTFLTEASIDLADDDELMQLMVDANIRIVFIGVETPNEAALRETKKLQNLRKGGTMLEKIHAIQETGMEVWCGMILGFDSDDATIFDAQRVFIKDARIVSAMIGMLAAIPKTPLYTRLEKEGRLDHDDPPAFGTNVIPLNLSRETLRDGYLSVLSDLHQPAAYFDRLDALYLDANIQPERSRLRHLRRHPLRLIALNLTWAFEAAGIFTRLMSRVQEADLRNIYRQRLWKLLLRRRSPIILQIYAIKCAMHYHAHKMVQQMQTGGDIVNSF; encoded by the coding sequence ATGGCGCATATCATCATCATCAATCCGCGTTTCGAAACCTCCTATTGGGGCATGGAACACGCGCTTCCGTTGTTTGACGTAAAAGCGAATCTTCCCGTCGCCTGTCTTCCTCTGCTGGCGGCGCTCACGCCAGCCGAACACACCGTTACGCTTATGGATGAGAATGTCGAGCCGATCGACTACGACCTCTGCGCGCAAGCGGATATCGTCGCACTCACGGGCATGATCGTCCAACGGTTTCGGATGAAGGAAATTCTGGCGGAACTCAAACGGCGCAATTGCTTCATCGTCGTCGGAGGGCCGTGGGTCACCGTCAAAGAGGACTATTTCGAAGGCCTTGTAGACGTCACATTCATCGGCGAGGCCGAAGAGACCTGGCCGCAATTCCTGCTCGAATGGAAAGAGGGCCGTCACGTCAGGCGCTATGAGCAATCCGACAAGACGGACATGAGCAAGGTGCCGGTCCCGCGCTTCGATCTATTGAAGATGGATGAGTATGCGCTCGGCAGTCTCCAGTTCTCGCGAGGCTGCCCGTTCACCTGCGACTTCTGCGACATCATTGTCGTGTTCGGGCGAAAGCCGCGGATCAAGACCAGCGCACAGATCATCGCCGAGATGGAAGCGTTGCTATCCGCCGGAATGGATACGGCATTTATTGTCGACGACAATCTCATCGGCAACAAGAAGGCGATCAAAGAGGTTCTGCGCGACGTCGTGGCGTGGCAGGAGCGCAACCACTATCCGATGACGTTCCTCACCGAAGCTTCGATTGACCTCGCCGACGACGATGAACTGATGCAGCTCATGGTCGATGCCAATATCCGTATTGTCTTCATCGGCGTCGAGACACCGAACGAAGCAGCGCTACGCGAAACCAAGAAGCTCCAGAATCTCCGAAAAGGTGGGACGATGCTGGAGAAGATCCATGCGATCCAAGAGACCGGCATGGAAGTGTGGTGCGGCATGATCTTAGGTTTCGATAGCGACGACGCGACGATCTTCGACGCCCAACGCGTCTTCATCAAGGACGCGCGGATCGTCAGTGCGATGATCGGCATGCTGGCCGCCATCCCTAAGACACCGCTTTATACGCGCCTCGAGAAGGAAGGGCGGCTTGATCATGACGATCCCCCGGCTTTCGGCACCAACGTCATTCCTCTCAATCTCAGCCGCGAGACTTTGCGCGATGGCTATCTCTCCGTGTTGAGCGACCTTCACCAACCCGCCGCTTATTTCGACAGGCTGGACGCGCTCTATCTCGATGCCAATATCCAGCCGGAGCGGTCGCGCCTGCGCCATCTGCGCCGCCATCCCCTCCGCCTGATTGCCTTAAATCTGACCTGGGCTTTTGAAGCAGCGGGCATTTTTACAAGATTGATGAGCCGGGTACAGGAGGCGGACTTGCGCAATATCTATCGTCAACGCCTCTGGAAACTCCTGCTGCGCCGCCGTTCACCGATAATCCTGCAAATCTATGCCATCAAATGCGCCATGCACTATCACGCACACAAGATGGTCCAGCAAATGCAGACCGGCGGCGATATCGTCAATTCATTCTGA
- a CDS encoding sensor histidine kinase, producing the protein MSAVAGFRGFRPWPRTLGSRLFLILLAGLMLAQGLTFGVQSLERYLTAKTVMLNTLESDVATSIAVLDRLPAAERADWLDRLDRGTYRFVLGPGLPGVPAMTDQGRQIAGKIQDAVGKRFPIRFESIPGDGKRLQAHLTLNDGNPLTIDVNPAPIMPMAQWLPIVLLLQLGLLILCTWLVVRQALRPLADLANAADALDPNKKTPRLIESGPSEVAHAARAFNAMRDRIAHYLEERVQILAAISHDLQTPITRMKLRAEIAEESAEKEKLVQDLAEIQRLVHEGVAYARSAHGNTEKPSRIDIGSFIESLAYDYQDTGKAVMVADKVDGAVVTRPHALRRILTNLIDNALKFAGTAEISVQKDSDGAVLIKVLDRGPGIPEDQLDAVMQPFFRLEQSRSRGTGGTGLGLAIAGQLAQAIGGSLALRNRVGGGLSAEITIR; encoded by the coding sequence ATGAGCGCCGTCGCAGGGTTTCGCGGATTTCGGCCTTGGCCTCGCACCTTGGGATCGAGGCTGTTTCTCATCCTTCTCGCCGGCTTGATGCTTGCGCAGGGGCTTACCTTCGGTGTCCAGTCCTTGGAACGCTACCTGACGGCCAAGACGGTGATGCTCAACACGCTGGAGAGCGATGTGGCGACCTCGATCGCCGTTCTCGACCGTCTACCCGCGGCCGAGCGCGCCGATTGGCTGGACCGCCTCGACCGCGGAACCTATCGATTTGTGCTTGGTCCAGGCCTTCCCGGCGTGCCCGCGATGACTGATCAGGGCAGGCAGATTGCCGGAAAAATACAGGATGCCGTCGGCAAGCGTTTTCCCATCAGGTTCGAGTCGATACCGGGTGACGGCAAACGGCTCCAAGCCCACCTGACCCTGAACGACGGCAATCCGCTGACGATCGACGTCAACCCCGCACCCATCATGCCGATGGCTCAATGGCTGCCCATTGTTCTTCTCCTGCAACTCGGTCTCCTCATTCTCTGCACCTGGCTCGTCGTCCGCCAGGCGCTCCGTCCGCTTGCTGATCTGGCCAATGCCGCCGACGCGCTTGACCCGAACAAGAAGACGCCGCGCTTGATTGAGTCGGGGCCAAGCGAAGTCGCCCATGCCGCCCGCGCCTTTAACGCGATGCGCGACCGGATCGCCCACTATCTTGAAGAAAGAGTGCAGATCCTTGCGGCAATCTCGCACGATCTCCAAACGCCGATCACGCGCATGAAGCTTCGCGCCGAGATCGCGGAAGAGTCTGCGGAGAAGGAAAAACTGGTTCAGGACCTGGCCGAGATCCAGCGCCTTGTCCATGAAGGGGTGGCCTATGCGCGTAGCGCCCACGGAAATACCGAGAAACCCTCCCGCATAGACATCGGCTCCTTCATCGAGAGCCTCGCTTATGACTACCAGGACACCGGCAAGGCCGTGATGGTCGCCGACAAAGTCGACGGCGCGGTTGTCACCCGGCCGCATGCTCTGCGGCGGATCCTGACAAATCTCATCGACAACGCCCTCAAATTCGCGGGTACGGCGGAGATATCCGTGCAGAAGGACAGCGATGGGGCAGTTCTCATAAAGGTGCTCGATCGCGGTCCCGGCATTCCGGAGGATCAGCTCGATGCCGTGATGCAGCCTTTCTTCCGGCTCGAACAATCCCGAAGCCGGGGAACCGGGGGAACCGGACTGGGATTGGCGATCGCCGGACAGCTTGCTCAGGCGATTGGCGGCTCGCTCGCATTGCGCAATCGCGTGGGCGGCGGGCTATCGGCGGAAATCACCATCCGCTGA
- a CDS encoding alpha/beta fold hydrolase, translated as MSENINHHRRRFFGTAAMTIAAAQLGMLGVAQAQSAQTKPTALPAVKPGTSTTFGALKQINAGLLNIGYAEAGPADGPPVILLHGWPYDIYSFVDVAPVLASQGYRVIIPYLRGYGTTRFLSNDTVRNGQQSVVAVDILALMDALKIQKAVLGGFDWGARTVNILAALWPERCKAMVSVSGYLIGNQEAGKTPLPPKAELQWWYQYYFATERGQAGYAKYRHDFAKLIWQIASPKWNFDDATFDRSAASFDNPDHVAIVIHNYRWRLGLAEGEAQYNDLEQRLAKAPVISVPTITMEGDANGAPHPEPAAYRNKFTGKYEHRTIEGGIGHNLPQEAPQAFAQAIIDVDKF; from the coding sequence ATGTCCGAAAATATCAACCATCACCGCCGCCGTTTTTTTGGTACCGCGGCTATGACCATCGCCGCCGCGCAGCTCGGTATGCTCGGCGTCGCACAAGCACAGTCGGCCCAGACGAAGCCGACGGCTTTGCCCGCGGTCAAGCCGGGAACCAGCACGACCTTTGGCGCCCTGAAGCAGATCAATGCCGGTCTGCTGAATATCGGATATGCCGAGGCTGGCCCCGCCGATGGTCCGCCGGTCATTCTTCTGCATGGCTGGCCCTATGATATCTACAGCTTCGTCGACGTCGCTCCCGTGTTGGCGTCGCAGGGCTACCGCGTGATCATTCCCTATCTGCGCGGCTATGGCACGACGCGCTTTCTTTCAAATGATACGGTCCGCAATGGCCAGCAGTCGGTCGTGGCTGTCGATATCCTTGCCTTGATGGATGCCCTGAAAATTCAGAAAGCCGTCCTCGGCGGTTTCGATTGGGGCGCCCGCACGGTCAACATTCTCGCCGCGCTCTGGCCGGAGCGCTGCAAGGCAATGGTCTCTGTCAGCGGTTATCTGATTGGCAACCAGGAAGCCGGCAAGACACCGCTACCACCGAAGGCTGAGCTGCAATGGTGGTACCAGTATTATTTTGCAACCGAACGCGGCCAAGCAGGCTACGCCAAATACCGGCACGACTTTGCCAAGCTCATCTGGCAGATCGCATCACCGAAATGGAACTTCGACGACGCGACCTTCGACCGCAGCGCCGCATCCTTCGACAATCCGGATCACGTCGCTATCGTCATTCACAATTATCGCTGGCGGCTGGGGCTGGCGGAAGGCGAGGCGCAGTATAACGATCTGGAACAGCGGCTGGCAAAGGCTCCGGTGATCAGCGTGCCCACCATTACTATGGAAGGCGATGCGAATGGTGCGCCCCATCCCGAACCGGCAGCCTACCGCAACAAATTCACGGGCAAATATGAGCATAGAACCATCGAGGGCGGCATCGGCCACAACCTGCCGCAGGAAGCGCCGCAAGCTTTCGCCCAGGCGATCATCGACGTCGACAAATTCTAA
- a CDS encoding response regulator — MDHIDHILIVDDDREIRELVSNYLKKNGLRTTVAADGRHMRAFLEANSVDLIVLDVMMPGDDGLVLCRELRAGKHKSTPILMLTARDDETDRIIGLEMGADDYLTKPFAARELLARIKAILRRTRMLPPNLQVTEVGQLLSFGDWQLDTTGRNLLDREGTVIALSGAEYRLLRVFIDHPQRVLNRDQLLNLTQGRDAELFDRSIDLLVSRLRQRLGDDAREPAYIKTVRSEGYVFAVPVEISELRQ, encoded by the coding sequence ATGGATCACATCGACCACATCCTGATCGTCGATGACGATCGCGAAATCCGTGAGCTGGTTTCGAACTATCTCAAAAAGAACGGGCTGCGCACCACCGTCGCGGCGGACGGCCGGCATATGCGGGCGTTTCTGGAAGCAAACTCTGTCGATCTCATCGTCCTCGACGTGATGATGCCCGGCGATGACGGCCTAGTTCTTTGCCGAGAGCTGCGCGCCGGCAAGCACAAGTCGACGCCGATCCTGATGCTGACGGCACGCGATGACGAAACGGATCGGATCATCGGCTTGGAGATGGGAGCGGATGATTATCTGACAAAACCCTTTGCCGCGCGCGAGCTGCTAGCCCGTATCAAGGCAATCCTGCGCCGGACGCGCATGCTTCCGCCGAATCTTCAAGTGACGGAAGTCGGCCAGCTTTTGTCCTTTGGCGATTGGCAGCTCGACACGACCGGTCGCAACTTGCTTGATCGCGAAGGAACCGTCATCGCGCTGAGCGGCGCGGAATATCGTTTGCTCCGTGTGTTCATCGACCATCCGCAACGCGTTCTCAACCGGGATCAGCTCCTGAACCTCACGCAAGGGCGTGATGCCGAGTTGTTCGACCGCTCCATCGACCTATTGGTCAGCCGGCTCCGTCAGCGCCTCGGCGACGACGCGCGCGAGCCTGCCTACATCAAGACCGTCCGTAGCGAGGGCTATGTGTTCGCGGTGCCGGTCGAAATATCCGAGCTGCGTCAATGA